A section of the Zavarzinella sp. genome encodes:
- a CDS encoding DUF1501 domain-containing protein has translation MFQLDLGKHPHRYCDGQTRRSFLTLGVAGMASLGLPSLLQARQTGSLASKQTSCILIWLDGGPGHMDMYDMKPEAPVEYRGLWKPIRTKVPGFDITELYPKQAKLTDKFSVVRSLHHDTGDHFAGAHRMLTTKNMGVSGANNQQKFPGIGAVVQRELGPRQPGVPGYVAVPYGMSVGLRPGYFGGHMLGLQNSPFETIADANSPRFSVPNLNLASGLDMQKIDDRRSLLKHFDQVQRSIEERQDIQAMDRFQREAYEFIVSSTARKAFDINKEDPRLRDRYGRHSWGQSALLARRLVEAGSTFVTCHLGGWDHHWDLQKSYERLLPIVDSMVAGLFSDLDERGMLESTLVVLCGEFGRTPRMNDGGNGGAPMSMGTPGRDHWGNAMFCLMGGGGVKGGTIVGSTDRLGERPKDRAVTPCNIHATIYEVLGIDPKLQIMDPSGRPTNILDDPTPIHELL, from the coding sequence ATGTTCCAACTCGATCTGGGGAAACACCCCCACCGCTACTGTGATGGCCAGACGCGGCGGTCATTTTTGACGCTTGGTGTGGCTGGAATGGCATCTTTGGGCTTGCCCAGCTTGCTGCAGGCACGCCAGACGGGCTCGCTGGCCAGCAAACAGACTTCATGCATCCTGATCTGGCTGGATGGTGGGCCAGGTCACATGGACATGTACGACATGAAGCCCGAAGCACCTGTCGAGTATCGTGGGCTATGGAAACCGATCCGCACCAAGGTGCCCGGATTTGATATTACCGAGTTATACCCAAAGCAGGCAAAATTAACCGATAAGTTCTCGGTGGTGCGCTCGTTGCACCACGATACTGGGGACCATTTTGCCGGTGCCCACCGAATGTTGACGACCAAAAACATGGGTGTCAGCGGTGCCAATAACCAACAGAAATTCCCCGGTATTGGTGCGGTGGTACAACGGGAATTAGGCCCACGTCAGCCGGGGGTGCCAGGTTACGTTGCGGTGCCGTATGGCATGAGCGTTGGCCTGCGTCCTGGTTATTTTGGCGGGCACATGCTCGGCCTGCAGAACAGTCCGTTTGAAACAATTGCCGATGCCAATTCCCCACGTTTTTCGGTGCCCAACCTGAATCTGGCGAGCGGCCTGGATATGCAGAAAATCGACGACCGCCGCAGTCTGTTAAAGCACTTCGATCAGGTGCAGCGAAGTATTGAGGAACGGCAGGATATCCAGGCGATGGACCGTTTTCAACGGGAAGCCTACGAGTTCATCGTCAGTTCAACCGCACGCAAGGCGTTTGATATCAACAAGGAAGACCCACGGTTGCGAGATCGTTATGGTCGGCATTCGTGGGGCCAAAGTGCATTGCTGGCCCGTCGACTGGTAGAAGCGGGCAGCACGTTTGTCACCTGCCACCTGGGTGGGTGGGATCATCACTGGGATCTGCAGAAAAGTTACGAACGGCTGTTACCCATTGTCGACAGTATGGTCGCAGGCCTGTTCTCAGATCTTGATGAACGTGGGATGCTGGAATCAACGCTGGTGGTGCTGTGTGGTGAGTTTGGCCGCACACCACGGATGAACGATGGTGGTAATGGTGGCGCACCCATGTCGATGGGAACGCCTGGTCGCGACCATTGGGGCAATGCCATGTTCTGCCTGATGGGTGGAGGTGGTGTGAAAGGTGGCACCATTGTTGGGTCTACCGATCGTTTAGGAGAACGACCGAAAGACCGAGCAGTGACGCCTTGTAATATCCACGCGACGATTTATGAGGTACTGGGGATCGATCCCAAACTGCAGATTATGGACCCCTCGGGCCGCCCCACCAACATTCTGGACGACCCCACCCCAATCCATGAATTGCTGTAA
- a CDS encoding sigma-70 family RNA polymerase sigma factor: MKSMPPTAAQRQQEFDELYSRFHREVWAVAYSRWSDSDLALDIVQEAYMRLWKQWEAGEEIQNARAWLVRVARNLAEDYAKSAFRRNGTSAPQTMTGIRSGEMQPPDVLEKNEALAQVRCLLGQLTPTDRDILTLRYSLDYDAAQIAEVLGIQASAVHMRLSRARARLAEILEEGGMTSID; the protein is encoded by the coding sequence ATGAAGTCGATGCCTCCCACAGCCGCACAGCGTCAGCAGGAATTCGATGAACTCTATTCCAGATTTCATCGGGAAGTCTGGGCAGTGGCGTATTCGCGCTGGTCAGATTCCGATCTTGCTCTGGATATTGTTCAGGAAGCCTACATGCGCCTCTGGAAACAGTGGGAAGCGGGCGAAGAAATCCAGAATGCACGTGCCTGGTTGGTGCGGGTTGCCAGAAATCTGGCTGAAGATTATGCGAAAAGTGCTTTTCGGCGTAATGGAACCTCCGCCCCACAGACGATGACAGGCATTCGCTCCGGCGAAATGCAGCCACCGGATGTTCTTGAAAAAAATGAAGCACTTGCCCAGGTGCGGTGCCTGCTTGGGCAATTGACCCCCACGGATCGAGATATTCTGACGCTTAGATATTCGTTGGACTATGATGCCGCCCAGATTGCTGAAGTGCTGGGGATTCAGGCATCAGCAGTGCATATGCGATTGAGCCGAGCCAGAGCCCGGCTAGCAGAAATCCTGGAAGAAGGTGGAATGACTTCCATTGATTGA
- a CDS encoding PIN/TRAM domain-containing protein, whose amino-acid sequence MLLWLLRGLFVIMVIGMSVAAFSVFDDTALTYRRLISTLGAVAMLGIGGIVMFTDMYERNKQITTLSALYFGLLLGLLLGWLLSLVMERYIVSWLGVENSEPASNLVRLFTTVVCCYITISTLVQTKDEFRFIIPYVEFSKQLKGTKPLILDTSVIIDGRIADLCDTNIVDAKLIVPKFVLVELQAVADSSDRLKRNRGRRGLDMLKKMQTNANIDLTVDDAERVMEGVKGKVDERLVLYAKEVGGRVVTNDYNLNKIAQLQGVQVINLNDIANSLKTVTIPGEILHIKVVKVGEQPGQGVGYLDDGTMVVVEQGRNQVGNDVTVTVTSVLQTSAGRMIFGKVGIHTGSAEMKALDPNQTG is encoded by the coding sequence ATGTTGCTATGGCTGTTACGCGGACTGTTCGTCATCATGGTAATCGGGATGTCTGTGGCTGCATTCAGCGTCTTCGACGATACCGCCCTCACTTACCGCCGATTGATTTCTACGCTGGGTGCCGTTGCCATGCTGGGGATCGGCGGAATCGTCATGTTTACCGACATGTACGAACGCAATAAACAGATCACCACCTTGTCTGCACTTTACTTCGGTCTGTTGCTTGGCTTGCTACTGGGTTGGTTGCTGTCACTGGTCATGGAGCGTTACATTGTCAGTTGGCTGGGGGTAGAAAATAGTGAGCCTGCGTCCAATCTGGTGCGGTTGTTCACCACTGTGGTCTGTTGCTACATAACGATTTCAACGCTTGTGCAGACTAAGGACGAATTTAGGTTTATTATCCCTTATGTCGAATTTTCCAAACAGTTGAAGGGCACCAAGCCATTAATTCTGGATACCAGTGTCATCATTGACGGTCGCATCGCTGATTTGTGCGATACTAATATTGTCGACGCCAAGTTAATTGTTCCCAAGTTCGTTCTGGTGGAATTGCAGGCGGTTGCGGATAGTTCCGATCGGTTGAAGCGCAACCGCGGTCGACGTGGGTTGGACATGCTGAAAAAAATGCAGACCAACGCCAACATCGACTTGACTGTGGATGATGCCGAACGAGTAATGGAAGGCGTGAAAGGGAAAGTGGATGAGCGACTGGTGCTTTACGCCAAGGAAGTGGGCGGGCGAGTAGTGACCAACGATTATAACCTGAACAAAATTGCTCAATTGCAAGGCGTGCAGGTCATTAATCTTAACGACATCGCAAATTCACTGAAAACAGTCACCATCCCTGGGGAAATCCTGCACATTAAAGTCGTGAAGGTGGGGGAGCAGCCAGGGCAGGGTGTCGGCTATCTCGATGATGGAACGATGGTCGTTGTTGAGCAGGGACGCAACCAAGTGGGTAATGATGTCACGGTAACAGTGACAAGTGTCCTTCAGACTTCTGCTGGTCGGATGATTTTCGGCAAAGTCGGAATTCACACCGGATCGGCGGAAATGAAGGCACTGGACCCGAATCAAACTGGCTGA